Proteins from a single region of Terriglobia bacterium:
- a CDS encoding type II toxin-antitoxin system RelE/ParE family toxin, with protein sequence MIVSFGDKATEALFHGRPSKQARRLPQDVARVAVRKLDMLNAARTLGDLRSPPGNYLEVLHGDLTGFHSIRVNDQWRLVFQWTGSDAYEVRLVDYH encoded by the coding sequence ATGATCGTATCCTTCGGGGACAAGGCCACGGAAGCGCTCTTCCATGGACGGCCCTCGAAGCAAGCTCGGCGGCTTCCGCAGGACGTTGCAAGGGTCGCGGTCCGGAAGCTCGACATGCTCAACGCCGCCAGGACGCTCGGTGATCTTCGTTCACCTCCCGGCAACTACCTCGAGGTACTTCACGGCGACCTGACCGGGTTCCACAGCATCCGGGTCAACGACCAGTGGCGACTGGTTTTCCAGTGGACCGGATCCGACGCATACGAGGTTCGACTTGTGGACTACCACTGA
- a CDS encoding HigA family addiction module antidote protein codes for MIPSHRTPTHPGEVLQEEFLTPLGVTQVALAEHIRVSVQRVNELVRGKRGVTPDTAWLLAQAFDTTPEFWLNLQATFDLAQSRPPRAVRRLRKAGQRDGPANARERDGPAGHGACKLRTRRARPARALRGALGALEMLCG; via the coding sequence ATGATCCCTTCGCACCGTACGCCCACTCATCCTGGGGAAGTCCTCCAAGAGGAGTTCTTGACTCCGCTCGGGGTCACTCAGGTCGCGCTCGCGGAGCACATCCGCGTTTCGGTTCAGCGCGTCAACGAGCTCGTCCGAGGGAAGCGCGGCGTGACGCCTGATACTGCCTGGCTTCTTGCCCAAGCGTTCGATACGACACCCGAGTTCTGGCTCAATTTGCAGGCGACCTTCGATCTGGCGCAGAGCCGGCCGCCTCGGGCAGTGCGGCGACTCCGAAAGGCGGGGCAGCGTGACGGTCCGGCTAACGCGCGTGAACGCGACGGTCCAGCCGGTCACGGCGCTTGCAAACTGCGCACGCGTCGCGCCCGTCCGGCCCGCGCGTTACGCGGGGCGTTAGGCGCACTGGAGATGCTATGCGGGTAG
- a CDS encoding DUF1801 domain-containing protein, translating to MMKSGSQKGESSSRMIDERIKELGDWRGKMLSRLRTLIKQADPEVVEEWKWRGVPVWSHDGLICTGETYKNVVKMTFSKGAALQDPSGLFNSSLDGNTRRAIDFHEGEKIDEEALKALIRAAVTLNASRSG from the coding sequence ATCATGAAGAGCGGATCCCAGAAAGGAGAGTCTTCCTCTCGGATGATCGACGAGAGGATCAAGGAGCTGGGCGACTGGCGGGGCAAGATGCTCTCCCGGCTCCGCACATTGATCAAGCAAGCCGACCCCGAGGTGGTCGAGGAGTGGAAGTGGAGAGGGGTTCCGGTGTGGTCTCACGACGGATTGATCTGCACCGGCGAGACGTACAAGAACGTCGTGAAGATGACCTTTTCCAAGGGGGCCGCACTTCAGGACCCATCAGGCCTCTTCAACTCCAGCCTCGATGGAAACACCAGGCGTGCCATCGACTTCCACGAGGGCGAGAAGATCGACGAGGAGGCATTGAAGGCTCTCATTCGCGCGGCCGTGACGCTGAACGCGTCCCGTTCAGGATAG
- a CDS encoding SRPBCC family protein, with translation MMPLQSAPIARTGMRIRKPVAEVFNAFVDPAVTRRFWFTRGSGRLEQGARVRWTWDMYGVSADVVVRALEVNRRILIEWPTPVEWIFTQRPDGTTYVSIIASGFTGSDDEKVAQAVDSMGGFSYALAGCKAFLEHGVELRLVADHNPDAHVEGGA, from the coding sequence ATGATGCCACTTCAATCCGCACCCATCGCGCGAACCGGAATGCGCATTCGCAAACCGGTCGCCGAGGTCTTCAACGCCTTCGTCGATCCCGCCGTGACCCGCCGGTTCTGGTTCACGCGGGGCAGCGGGAGGCTCGAACAGGGCGCGCGCGTCAGGTGGACCTGGGACATGTACGGCGTCTCGGCCGACGTCGTGGTCAGGGCGCTCGAGGTGAATCGCCGGATCCTGATCGAATGGCCGACCCCCGTCGAGTGGATCTTCACCCAGCGGCCCGACGGCACCACCTACGTGAGCATCATCGCGTCGGGGTTCACGGGAAGTGACGACGAGAAGGTCGCCCAGGCCGTCGATTCCATGGGGGGGTTCAGCTATGCCCTTGCAGGTTGCAAGGCGTTCTTGGAGCACGGCGTCGAGCTCCGCCTTGTTGCGGATCACAACCCCGACGCGCACGTCGAAGGCGGCGCCTGA